The following proteins come from a genomic window of Phacochoerus africanus isolate WHEZ1 chromosome 9, ROS_Pafr_v1, whole genome shotgun sequence:
- the LOC125136175 gene encoding putative olfactory receptor 1F12P produces the protein MKEENQTSVSEFLLLGFSSWPEQQALLFALFLCLYLTGLFGNLLILLAIASDHHLHTPMYFFLANLSIVDLCLPSSTVPKMLMNIQTQTQSISYPGCLVQMYFCMMFANMDNFLLTVMAYDRYVAICHPLYYSIIMTQHLCISLVGIPWVIAILNPLLHTLMMTRLHFCSNNVIHHFFCDINSLLPLSCSDTSLNQFLALAVVGLIFVVPSVCILASYGLIISAVMKIPSAEGKLKAFSTCGSHLALVILFYGAITGVYMSSSANQSSEKDSAASVIFMVIAPVVNPFIYSLRNNELKVALKKALGQSKIFSQ, from the coding sequence ATGAAAGAGGAAAACCAAACCAGTGTCTCTGAATTTCTCCTCTTGGGTTTCTCGAGTTGGCCAGAGCAGCAGGCACTCCTTTTTGCCCTTTTCCTATGTCTGTACTTAACTGGGCTGTTTGGAAACCTACTCATCTTGCTGGCCATTGCCTCAGACCAtcacctccacacacccatgtatttctttcttgcCAATTTGTCCATAGTAGACCTCTGCCTTCCTTCATCTACAGTACCCAAGATGCTAATGAACATCCAAACACAGACTCAGTCTATCTCCTATCCTGGCTGTCTGGTTCAGATGTATTTCTGTATGATGTTTGCCAACATGGACAATTTCCTTCTCACAGTGATGGCATATGACCGTtatgtggccatctgtcaccctTTGTACTACTCCATCATTATGACCCAGCACCTCTGCATCTCTCTTGTGGGTATACCCTGGGTAATTGCCATTTTGAACCCCCTCTTGCACACCCTTATGATGACCCGCCTACACTTCTGCTCTAACAATGTTATCCACCATTTCTTCTGTGATATCAATTCTCTCCTCCCTCTATCCTGTTCTGACACCAGTCTTAATCAGTTCTTGGCTCTTGCTGTGGTGGGGCTAATCTTTGTAGTACCTTCAGTGTGTATCCTGGCATCCTATGGCCTCATCATCTCTGCTGTGATGAAAATCCCTTCTGCTGAAGGAAAACTCAAGGCTTTCTCCACCTGTGGATCTCACCTTGCCTtggtcattcttttctatggagcAATCACAGGGGTCTATATGAGCTCCTCAGCCAACCAGTCAAGTGAAAAAGATTCAGCAGCATCAGTAATTTTCATGGTCATAGCCCCTGTGGTGAATCCCTTCATTTACAGCCTGAGGAACAATGAGCTAAAGGTGGCTTTAAAGAAGGCTCTAGGCCAGAGCAAGATCTTCTCCCAATGA